The genomic segment TAAGCAAGATGATAAAAGATATCACAGAACAAATATTTAACTCAACCGTAGCTAACTGGTAACCGAGGAATGACTTCTGCCTATTTGCAACAATGGATACAACATCCTGAAATGTTGAATAAGGACACTCTGTACGAGCTTCGTACGTTAGTGGCCCGGTATCCTTATTTCCAGTCACTCCGGTTGTTATATCTGAAGAACCTCTACCTGCTGCATGACATCACGTTTGGTGCGGAATTGCGTAAGGCTGTGCTGTATGTGGCGGACAGGCGTGTTTTGTTCTACCTGATAGAAGGCGACCGCTACACGCTGAAATCCCGAAAACCGTCTTTGCTTTCTTCCAAAGTGCTGGAAGAAGAGCCTAGTGTGGACCGTACGCTTTCTTTAATAGATGCTTTCTTGGCAACCATTCCTGAAGAACATTCTCAGGTTACGGAGTTGGACTATACAATGGACTACACCACTTACTTGTTGCAAGATGACGGGCAGTCGGATTCCGCACCGGACGACGGGCAGGAAGCGCCTAAACTGCGCGGGCATGAGCTGATAGACGGGTTCATCCGTAAGAGCGAATCGACAGAGTTGTCTGTGTTTGAGAGACCGGTGTATCTTGCGGAAGACTCCGGAGCTCCGGAAGAAGAAGACAGCTCTTTTGAAGAGGAGGAAACATCTTTCGAGGAAGAAGAGGAGGCTTCAATGTCTCTGCCGAAGCATGAAACGCCTCTTCCCGATGGAGACGGTGTCTATGAGGAACAGGCTGTGCAAGACGGTATGGACGATAGCTGTTTCACAGAAACTTTGGCTAAAATCTACGTAAAACAACGCAGATATGATAAAGCACTTGAAATTATTAAAAAATTAAGTTTGAATTATCCAAAAAAAAATGCTTACTTTGCAGACCAAATAAGATTTTTAGAGAAATTGATTATTAACGCTAAATCAAAATAACAAAATGTACTTATTATTAGTTATCTTAATGGTGATTGCATCCTTACTGATGTGCTTCATTGTGTTGATTCAGAATTCCAAAGGCGGTGGTCTGGCTTCGGGTTTCTCATCATCCAATCAAATCATGGGTGTACGCAAAACTACTGACTTTCTGGAAAAGGCAACATGGGGCCTCGCTGTGTTTTTGGTGGTGATGAGTGTTGCTTCTGCTTACGTCATTCCTTCTGCTTCTCATAAGGGCGGTGATGTAATTCTGGAACAGGCACAACAGGAAGAAAAAACAAATCCGTACAATATGCCCGTAGGTACGGCTGCTCCGCAAGCTGAAACTCCTGCTCCGGCAGTTGGCGATTCTGCAGCAAACTGATATTCGAGAAATACTGTAATTTCTTGACAGGCGGAATTGTACAATAAATATTGTGCAATTCTGCCTGTCTTTATTTTGGTGCCTGTTTTAAATTTTAAGGAGAAAGTTTAAGCACCCCCTGATATTTGGTTACTTTTGTAACCGGGTATTATCCGTTTGAAACTATAAACCATATTATAATATATTGTAATGACAACTACTGACAAAATTCACCAGACGCTACGCGACTCGGCAGGTATGCGCTGGTTGGTGTTACTGCTTTTAGCATTCGCCATGTTCTGTTCATATATCTTTATGGACATTCTTTCACCTATTAAAGACCTGATGCAGTCTACACGTGGCTGGGACTCAACTGCATTCGGTACGATGCAGGGTTCGGAGACGTTTCTGAATGTATTTGTGTTCTTCCTCATTTTCGCGGGTATTATCCTCGACAAAATGGGAGTGCGCTTCACTGCAATCCTTTCCGGGGCTGTGATGCTTGTCGGCGCCACCATTAACTGGTATGCGGTGACGGATGCTTTTCAGGGAAGCGGGCTTCAAACCTGGTTCACTAACAACCTGAACTATATTCCCGGTTTCGACGAATTGGGCATCTCTCCGTTTTATAGAGGCATGCCGGCATCGGCTAAGTTTGCGGCAATAGGTTTCATGATTTTTGGTTGTGGAGTCGAAATGGCAGGTATTACGGTGTCTCGCGGTATTGTCAAGTGGTTCAAAGGTCGTGAAATGGCTCTTGCCATGGGATCGGAAATGGCTCTTGCCCGTCTGGGAGTTGCTACTTGCATGATTTTCTCTCCGGTATTTGCTAAATTAGGGGGCGTTATCGACGTTTCCCGTTCGGTGGCGTTCGGCGTAGTTCTGCTGCTTATCGCACTTATCATGTTTATTGTTTACTTCTTCATGGATAGAAAGCTCGATGCGCAGACCGGTGAGGCTGAGGAGAAGGACGATCCGTTCAAGATCAGCGACCTCGGTACCATCCTTTCGAGCAGTGGTTTCTGGCTGGTGGCGCTCCTTTGTGTACTCTATTACTCCGCCATATTCCCGTTTCAAAAGTATGCTGTGAACATGCTGCAATGCAATCTGGTGTTCAATGAAGTACCTTCCGATTCTTTTTGGGCTACCAATACGGTGACGGTTCTCCAGTATTGCATTATGCTTGTTGTGGCAGGTGCTTCTTTTGCAAGTAACTTTATGAAGAAAGCGGGCATGAAATATGGTTTGCTCACTGTTGCCGGTGTCCTGCTGGCTGTTTTCTGCTATATGGGTTATATGCGCCAAAGTGCGGAAACTGTATTTGCCGTATTCCCTTTGCTTGCTGTGGGCATCACTCCGATACTTGGCAACTATGTCGACCATAAAGGCAAGGCGGCTTCGATGCTGATGGTCGGTTCCATGCTGCTTGTACTGTGTCACCTCACTTTCGCCTTTGTACTTCCGGAGTTCAGGGATAATGCGATCGGAGGTATCATCGTGGCCTATCTTACCATATTGGTGCTTGGGGCAAGTTTCTCATTGGTTCCTGCTTCTTTGTGGCCCAGTGTTCCGAAGCTGGTCGACGCCAAAATCATAGGTAGTGCCTATGCGCTCATCTTCTGGGTTCAGAATATAGGTCTTTGGCTCTTTCCGCTTCTCATCGGAAAGGTGCTCGACAAGACTAATACGCAGCTTGTGGCTGATTTGAAAAACGGAGTGATCACTCCGGAAGAGGCTGCCGTTTCGTACGATTACACCGCACCGCTTGTGATGCTGGCTTGCCTTGGCATTGCCGCTTTGGTGCTGGGATTTATCCTTAAGATTGTTGACAAGAAGAAAGGGCTTGGTTTGGAAGAGCCCAATATTAAGGCTTGATAACGGCAATATGTCAGATACGAAAGAAAAAGTAAATCTGCTGGATGTCGTTCCCGTTCAATGCGGGCACATTACAACCGAGTGGGAGGGAGAGTGCGCAGTGCTTTCCTTCCCCCGGTTTAAATATGAGTGGATGCGTCGTTTCCTGTTGCCGAAAGGCATGTCGGCCGATATACATGTGAAGCTGGAGAAGCATGGCACTGCTGTGTGGCGTTTGATAGACGGACAGCGGACTGTGCAGGAAATAATCTCTTTGCTTGCCGGACACTTCCGGGATGATGACAACTATCCTTTCCGCGTCACGAAATATATTATGCAGTTACAAAAGGACGGATTTATCCAGCTTTCTTTTTAATTGTTTTCCCTGTCTACTTTTATCAGCCCGCCGGTGGCTGTATCGAACAATACTTTTATCGTAGAATTTTTATTGAATAATACGGGGGCAAGGTATTCTATCGTGCCGAATTGCGTGATAGGCAGCTCACCGTCGAATACTTTCTTGTTGTTGCCGGTCAGCGTGATATGGGCACGTCCCGGAACGTTGTAGGCAATTCCGTCCACCTTCTTCTTTCCGTCGTCTTCCGGGATGGCAGGAGTTTTCATATCGGTTATGGTGATATAGTACGGTTCGCCTGCCAAGTCATCATTGGCCACTACCCCCAGCCGCTTGGAGAAGCGGAACGCTATTTCGTTGTTCATCTCTTTGGGCGTCAGGCGGATTGTAAAGGTTTGGGGTTCTTCTTTCAGAGTACCGGAGAACATCTCTGTCATGGCACGTTCCTGCATATTCAGATTGTCGAGCATGATTTTGAGTTGCGCTCCGTCCTGCGGCATATTATCTGCTTCGCCACGAAGCAATGCGTTTTTGCTTTCGCGGATGTTGTAGATTTCTTTGGCTACCAGTTCCGCCATTTTTGCTCTGGAGCTTGCCATGAGTATTTCTTCAGTCAGAAATTTGCGCGGGTCTATGGCTTCTTGCGCAGCGGCGGTGATTTTGGTTGCCGGTATCGAACGGCTGCTAAGCGGCATGTTGATGGAACGTACAATGCCGTCTTCGGTAAGTTCTATTAGCGGAGCTACGGTCTTGTCTTTCAGTTTGACAAAGTATACATTATCTTTGTCGGGCAAGCCGATTACGCGTGTTTGCAGCTTGTCGATGGTCCAGTAGATATTCGGATCGGCCGAAACATCGTTCATGCGCAGGTAGCGGTCGGCATATTTGCAGAATTCTCCGGGCATATACGTATGTTTGGTGGCTTCCACCACAATTTCGATTTCGGTTTGGGGTAGGAGGTAAGTCACTCCATAGTCCTTGCCGCGCATTATACCGGTGGTGACATCTGTTTGGGCATAGGTGCTTGCAGCTATTAAAAGTCCGGCAAGACATATCATTTTTTTCTTCATACTTCTCCGTCAGTTTATAACAATGAGTTTGAAGAACAAAGTTAGCGAAGTTCTTTGTTCCCGGAAACTCATTTACGAAAGATTAACTAATGGCAGGCTCCTAAAGCAGGCTTCCTCTTTCTTTCAGTACTACTTCCGCTATTCATGCGCGGTCATCATTCGGCGCAATACACTGGTTGCCGGAATTAATTCGGCATGTTTTTGGCGGTTTTCTTCGGATGTCGAAGATATGGAAGCTATAAATTTGCCGGGTAAAAATTAGAATACGGAAAATAATTCTTATCTTTGCCGCCACATAACTTCTGCAAGTTATAAATATCCGGGGTTGACTGGATTTGACAGCGGGCAGAAATGGTAAGTAAGCATGCAGTGCGTCGTTGATTTGCACTTAAATCTCAGTCTTCAAAATTTTATCTGGCGAAAGACAATTTGCTCTTGCTGCTTAATCGAATCATAGTAGATTAGCTTAATCCCGATACAAGGTGTTGGGACGAGACATCACTCGGAAGCTGTTGCTCCGAAGCGTTCCGGTAAAGTGGTGCAGTTACATCGGGGATAGTTCGTACTTGCCTCGGAGTGCGAATGAAA from the Bacteroides eggerthii genome contains:
- a CDS encoding MFS transporter, which translates into the protein MTTTDKIHQTLRDSAGMRWLVLLLLAFAMFCSYIFMDILSPIKDLMQSTRGWDSTAFGTMQGSETFLNVFVFFLIFAGIILDKMGVRFTAILSGAVMLVGATINWYAVTDAFQGSGLQTWFTNNLNYIPGFDELGISPFYRGMPASAKFAAIGFMIFGCGVEMAGITVSRGIVKWFKGREMALAMGSEMALARLGVATCMIFSPVFAKLGGVIDVSRSVAFGVVLLLIALIMFIVYFFMDRKLDAQTGEAEEKDDPFKISDLGTILSSSGFWLVALLCVLYYSAIFPFQKYAVNMLQCNLVFNEVPSDSFWATNTVTVLQYCIMLVVAGASFASNFMKKAGMKYGLLTVAGVLLAVFCYMGYMRQSAETVFAVFPLLAVGITPILGNYVDHKGKAASMLMVGSMLLVLCHLTFAFVLPEFRDNAIGGIIVAYLTILVLGASFSLVPASLWPSVPKLVDAKIIGSAYALIFWVQNIGLWLFPLLIGKVLDKTNTQLVADLKNGVITPEEAAVSYDYTAPLVMLACLGIAALVLGFILKIVDKKKGLGLEEPNIKA
- a CDS encoding DUF4831 family protein, whose protein sequence is MKKKMICLAGLLIAASTYAQTDVTTGIMRGKDYGVTYLLPQTEIEIVVEATKHTYMPGEFCKYADRYLRMNDVSADPNIYWTIDKLQTRVIGLPDKDNVYFVKLKDKTVAPLIELTEDGIVRSINMPLSSRSIPATKITAAAQEAIDPRKFLTEEILMASSRAKMAELVAKEIYNIRESKNALLRGEADNMPQDGAQLKIMLDNLNMQERAMTEMFSGTLKEEPQTFTIRLTPKEMNNEIAFRFSKRLGVVANDDLAGEPYYITITDMKTPAIPEDDGKKKVDGIAYNVPGRAHITLTGNNKKVFDGELPITQFGTIEYLAPVLFNKNSTIKVLFDTATGGLIKVDRENN
- the secG gene encoding preprotein translocase subunit SecG; its protein translation is MYLLLVILMVIASLLMCFIVLIQNSKGGGLASGFSSSNQIMGVRKTTDFLEKATWGLAVFLVVMSVASAYVIPSASHKGGDVILEQAQQEEKTNPYNMPVGTAAPQAETPAPAVGDSAAN
- a CDS encoding PqqD family protein; translation: MSDTKEKVNLLDVVPVQCGHITTEWEGECAVLSFPRFKYEWMRRFLLPKGMSADIHVKLEKHGTAVWRLIDGQRTVQEIISLLAGHFRDDDNYPFRVTKYIMQLQKDGFIQLSF